Proteins encoded within one genomic window of Komagataella phaffii GS115 chromosome 3, complete sequence:
- a CDS encoding Sporulation specific protein that localizes to the spore wall: MFKPTYFAHFQGSNSLCGPEVGKITESLETPGKVISINRRVSSMNTAFHGHKTDKSFKKLARTFSLWNDQDSESCEQDSSIRKNKIRSKLLNSANRMSGRFTNSLKLHDRKSPLPGDLQLSMLRDRPFSKSGYLTANHYVSNQPSMQDDSLTSENRTISSVGNRVIRLSELPPMASLNSILTQAMGGPLERVYLTHPSIPHPITEEDVTNSNISWNHLTVQLFFASPENAHKFLNYGCTGMFTINGVHPQLQWASRVLQETTLLPIIKDHIASNSARRILIFKNKTVQTKNKSSSLIKGYPSPTINYSFDFDIRKIKENLSKYGNIIGIDPVISQKLCFCVHFYDIRSAIIVKHEIDRADSELSVEYEDWNVWYAKDPTDTPYPEL, translated from the coding sequence ATGTTTAAACCGACCTATTTTGCACATTTTCAAGGGTCAAATTCATTATGTGGACCGGAAGTAGGTAAAATTACGGAATCATTGGAGACGCCAGGTAAAGTGATATCAATAAACCGAAGAGTTAGCTCCATGAATACTGCGTTTCATGGCCACAAGACCGATAAGAGCTTTAAAAAACTGGCTCGGACTTTCTCATTGTGGAATGATCAAGATTCTGAGAGCTGCGAACAAGACAGCTCAATACGCAAAAATAAAATCAGATCAAAACTACTTAATTCTGCAAACAGAATGTCGGGTAGGTTCACCAATTCTTTAAAACTCCATGATAGGAAGTCACCTTTGCCAGGAGACCTGCAACTTTCTATGCTGAGGGATAGACCATTCTCCAAGTCTGGATACCTGACCGCGAATCATTATGTTTCCAACCAACCATCTATGCAGGATGATTCACTGACAAGCGAAAATAGAACAATATCAAGTGTGGGGAACAGAGTCATACGCCTTAGCGAACTTCCGCCTATGGCTTCCTTGAACAGTATTCTCACTCAAGCGATGGGAGGGCCGTTGGAGAGGGTATACTTAACCCATCCTTCGATCCCCCATCCGATTACAGAAGAGGATGTGACAAATTCTAATATATCATGGAATCATTTGACTGTTCAACTGTTTTTCGCTTCCCCTGAGAACGCTCATAAGTTTCTGAACTATGGATGCACTGGAATGTTCACCATAAATGGAGTTCATCCTCAGCTACAATGGGCAAGTAGAGTACTACAGGAAACCACGTTGCTTCCCATAATCAAAGACCATATCGCATCCAACTCTGCTAGAAGAATTTTaatcttcaagaacaaaacTGTCCAGACCAAAAATAAAAGTTCATCCCTCATCAAAGGGTACCCTTCACCGACTATCAACTATTCTTTCGACTTCGATATCAGGAAGATTAAGGAaaatttgtcaaaataTGGTAACATTATTGGCATTGATCCTGTTATTTCGCAAAAATTGTGCTTCTGCGTTCATTTCTACGATATCCGCAGTGCCATCATTGTGAAACATGAAATCGATAGGGCTGATAGTGAACTAAGCGTCGAATATGAGGACTGGAATGTATGGTATGCAAAAGACCCTACTGACACGCCATATCCAGAACTTTAA
- a CDS encoding Subunit a of vacuolar-ATPase V0 domain, one of two isoforms (Vph1p and Stv1p) yields MAEQEAIFRSAEMSLIQLYIPTDISREAIFTLGNLGVVQFRDLNKSVNAFQRFFIDEIKKLDNVERQHRFFQSLLNENLIESKADPYSDESFNYTTILSKDRIDDLTEGAQFLEERLSQLVESQQDLQKKKMELQQMQHVLKASDGFFLVSGTQDSFGELQPDSFLENGGLADVSYVTGVINREKYSVLQQILWRSLRGNLYMNFEEIEEPIYDTNSKKFVDKNAFIIYAHGEVILSRIRKIAESLDADLYFVEQERAQRTKQYGKVHERLADIATVLSTIERALFAELTIISRELHGWSNAIRIEKSVYHVMNTCHNDLQRKCLIAEGWVPTFDLEKVQDSLERISNSSPADDPVQYSIPIIVNTLSTTKIPPTYHKTNKFTAAFQSMCDAYGVASYREINAALPTSATFPFMFAIMFGDLGHGFLMFLAAATDEIFDMAYVGRYILLLMGLFSMYTGFLYNDIFSISMTWFKSGWSWPSRWNEGDSIEGRQTGVYPIGLDPAWHGTENALLFSNSYKMKLSILMGFIHMTYSYIFSLVNYLHFQSVVDIIGNFIPGLLFMQGIFGYLSICIVYKWTVDWIAIEKPAPSLLNMLISMFLSPGNVTEELYPNQASVQVILLLVALVCVPWLLLFKPLHFKFTHKQKYEHLPSSDEPSDEEANNFLSSLNIQDDEEHEEHEFGDIMIHQVIHTIEFCLNCVSHTASYLRLWALSLAHAQLSSVLWSMTIGSAFGMTGLLGIIFTFVMFGMWFVLTVCILVVMEGTSAMLHSLRLHWVESMSKFFEGEGAPYRPFAFKIVLLDDEE; encoded by the exons ATGGCTGAACAGGAAGCTATTTTTCGATCGGCTGAGATGTCCCTCATTCAACTGTACATTCCGACCGATATAAGTCGAGAGGCTATTTTCACACTAGGTAATCTTGGGGTCGTCCAATTCAGGGACCTAAATAAGAGTGTAAATGCGTTCCAGCGTTTCTTCATTGACgagatcaagaaacttgATAACGTCGAAAGGCAGCATAGGTTTTTCCAATCACTGTTAAACGAAAACCTCATAGAATCAAAGGCTGACCCATATTCAGACGAATCCTTCAATTACACAACCATTTTATCTAAAGATCGTATTGATGATTTAACTGAAGGGGCCcagtttttggaagaaagacTGTCCCAACTGGTAGAGTCTCAGCAAGATTtacagaagaaaaaaatggagcTCCAACAAATGCAACATGTTCTAAAGGCCAGCGATGGGTTTTTTCTTGTCTCTGGTACCCAGGATTCGTTTGGAGAACTTCAACCGGACAGTTTTCTGGAAAATGGAGGTCTTGCCGATGTCAGTTACGTCACTGGTGTTATCAATAGAGAAAAGTATTCTGTTCTGCAACAGATACTTTGGAGGTCCCTACGGGGTAACTTGTATAtgaattttgaagagattgaagaacctATCTACGATACAAATAGCAAGAAATTTGTTGACAAGAATGCTTTCATAATCTATGCTCATGGTGAAGTtattctttcaagaattaGAAAGATAGCAGAGTCACTTGATGCAGACTTGTATTTTGTAGAGCAAGAGAGAGCACAAAGGACAAAACAGTATGGCAAGGTCCACGAAAGACTCGCAGACATTGCCACAGTTCTGAGCACGATTGAAAGAGCTTTATTCGCAGAGCTGACTATTATTTCCCGAGAATTACACGGATGGTCCAATGCCATTAGGATCGAAAAATCAGTTTACCACGTAATGAACACTTGTCACAATGATTTACAAAGGAAATGTCTAATTGCCGAAGGCTGGGTTCCGACTTTCgatttggaaaaagttcaagacaGCCTGGAACGAATTTCGAATTCGTCGCCTGCAGACGACCCTGTGCAGTATTCCATTCCAATTATTGTTAACACCTTAAGCACCACCAAGATCCCGCCAACTTATCACAAAACCAATAAGTTTACTGCTGCTTTCCAATCTATGTGTGATGCTTACGGTGTTGCAAGTTATAGAGAGATTAATGCAGCCCTGCCAACATCTGCCACATTTCCATTTATGTTTGCTATCATGTTTGGAGACTTGGGTCATGGGTTTCTTATGTTCCTTGCCGCGGCAAC AGATGAAATATTCGATATGGCCTACGTTGGACGATATattctgttgttgatggGGCTTTTCTCTATGTACACTGGTTTTCTGTACAATGATATCTTCTCCATATCGATGACCTGGTTCAAGAGCGGCTGGAGTTGGCCGTCACGTTGGAATGAAGGCGATTCGATTGAAGGACGCCAAACTGGTGTGTACCCTATTGGATTGGATCCGGCCTGGCACGGGACTGAGAATGCGCTGTTGTTCTCTAACTCTTACAAAATGAAATTGTCAATTCTTATGGGATTCATCCACATGACATATTCTTACATTTTCTCATTGGTGAACTATCTTCACTTTCAATCTGTTGTCGATATAATTGGTAATTTCATTCCCGGATTACTATTCATGCAAGGAATATTTGGTTACCTTTCCATTTGTATTGTCTATAAATGGACTGTGGACTGGATTGCTATCGAAAAGCCTGCACCttcattgttgaacatGCTCATCTCAATGTTTTTAAGCCCTGGAAATGTTACCGAGGAATTGTATCCAAACCAGGCTAGTGTTCAAGTGATTCTACTTTTGGTGGCTTTAGTCTGTGTCCCATGGCTATTGCTGTTTAAACCTTTGCATTTCAAGTTCACTCACAAACAAAAGTATGAACATCTTCCTTCAAGTGACGAACCATCTGACGAAGAAGCGAACAACTTTTTGTCCTCACTAAATATTCAAGACGACGAGGAACATGAAGAACATGAATTTGGTGACATAATGATTCACCAAGTGATTCACACTATCGAGTTCTGTCTAAATTGTGTTTCCCATACCGCTTCTTATTTGCGACTATGGGCTCTGTCCTTAGCTCATGCTCAGCTTTCCTCGGTTTTATGGTCCATGACAATAGGCTCCGCATTTGGAATGACTGGTTTGCTGGGAATCATATTTACTTTCGTCATGTTTGGAATGTGGTTTGTTCTTACTGTATGTATCTTAGTTGTTATGGAAGGTACCTCAGCGATGCTTCATTCTCTGAGACTACACTGGGTTGAAAGCATGTCCAAATTTTTCGAAGGTGAGGGAGCGCCTTATCGGCCAtttgctttcaaaatcGTGCTGctagatgatgaagaataa
- a CDS encoding Protein involved in nuclear migration, part of the dynein/dynactin pathway: MSDILTKKQDIELRRAVIQYLRYFVPEFAQDTAVNTISRLLLDADLNKFDNEIQRMIPKQYLEKKWTAVLRLHRKVEELERTIGYQSNKVEIELQSQPHSDITSNSLDRINWVPGIEPFQKLNMHNGHPVTAIDIHPFQPIMATASQDGTIVIWNLLNLTEPQQIIRNAHTRSINTIKFMNQEVMDGHSTKKNRLLLATGSSDLLIKIWDIEDSANLKALRTLTGHENIISCLCFHPTEPSKLVSCSKDKTTKVWDTRTGSIVLSFVGHSNWVRSVDINRTGEFTLTSSNDHSIRLSSLLTGTGIGLMIGHEQVVEKVKFLPMACNKYLDHIAGVKFQNELKINDDNYNKVDYKYCISGGRDNSVCIWLLPLPLIRSDGTMHPSTNPEGKLILKLTEHKSWVKDIAIHPNSRFIISVGDDRKINIWDLGLLLESNLLQPFRSISTQGFPSTLCMAKPVIKDQESDDLILLNEAMRCYLAVGHSDGTVTLWKKNIQKEYIL; this comes from the coding sequence ATGAGTGATATACTGACAAAAAAGCAAGATATCGAATTACGAAGAGCAGTCATCCAATATTTGCGTTACTTTGTTCCTGAGTTTGCTCAGGATACGGCGGTCAACACTatttcaagattattgTTAGATGCAGACCTTAATAAGTTTGATAACGAGATCCAAAGGATGATCCCTAAACAAtatcttgaaaagaaatggaCTGCAGTTTTGCGACTTCATAGAAAGGTAGAGGAATTAGAAAGAACAATAGGTTATCAGTCAAATAAAGTTGAAATCGAACTTCAGTCGCAACCCCATTCCGATATTACATCCAATTCATTAGATAGAATAAATTGGGTACCAGGTATAGAGCCCTTCCAAAAGCTAAACATGCACAATGGCCATCCTGTAACCGCAATTGATATACACCCTTTTCAGCCAATAATGGCCACAGCTTCTCAAGATGGAACAATAGTAATATGGAACCTACTGAATCTGACAGAGCCTCAGCAGATTATTAGGAACGCTCACACAAGATCAATAAACACAATTAAATTTATGAACCAAGAAGTTATGGATGGCCATAGCACCAAGAAAAATAGACTTCTCTTGGCTACTGGATCTTCAGATCTTCTGATTAAAATTTGGGATATTGAAGATTCTGccaatttgaaagctttgaGAACACTGACAGGCCATGAAAATATAATCTCATGTCTTTGTTTTCATCCAACAGAGCCATCTAAACTTGTCAGCTGTTCAAAAGACAAAACGACAAAGGTTTGGGACACGAGAACGGGTTCCATTGTTCTATCATTTGTAGGCCATTCTAACTGGGTTCGATCTGTTGACATCAATAGAACAGGAGAGTTTACCCTAACAAGCTCTAATGACCATAGTATCAGACTTTCCAGTTTGTTAACAGGCACTGGAATTGGACTAATGATAGGCCATGAGCAAGTAGTAGAAAAAGTAAAATTTCTACCAATGGCCTGCAATAAGTATTTGGATCATATTGCGGGGgtaaaatttcaaaacGAATTGAAAATCAATGACGATAATTATAACAAAGTGGACTACAAGTATTGTATTTCTGGAGGAAGAGATAACTCTGTTTGTATTTGGCTTTTACCGTTACCCTTAATAAGATCTGATGGAACTATGCATCCCTCTACCAACCCAGAAGGAAAGCtgattttgaagttgaCAGAGCACAAATCCTGGGTCAAAGATATAGCTATACATCCAAATAGCAGGTTTATTATTTCTGTGGGTGATGATCGAAAAATCAATATTTGGGATCTCGGTTTATTGCTGGAGTCCAACTTGTTGCAGCCCTTTCGATCAATATCAACTCAAGGGTTCCCAAGCACTCTTTGTATGGCAAAGCCAGTAATCAAAGATCAGGAATCCGACGACTTAATTTTATTGAACGAAGCTATGCGATGTTACTTGGCCGTGGGCCATTCAGACGGTACAGTGACTCtatggaaaaaaaatattcaaaaagagTACATTCTATAG
- a CDS encoding Vacuolar aspartyl protease (proteinase A), giving the protein MIFDGTTMSIAIGLLSTLGIGAEAKVHSAKIHKHPVSETLKEANFGQYVSALEHKYVSLFNEQNALSKSNFMSQQDGFAVEASHDAPLTNYLNAQYFTEVSLGTPPQSFKVILDTGSSNLWVPSKDCGSLACFLHAKYDHDESSTYKKNGSSFEIRYGSGSMEGYVSQDVLQIGDLTIPKVDFAEATSEPGLAFAFGKFDGILGLAYDSISVNKIVPPIYKALELDLLDEPKFAFYLGDTDKDESDGGLATFGGVDKSKYEGKITWLPVRRKAYWEVSFDGVGLGSEYAELQKTGAAIDTGTSLIALPSGLAEILNAEIGATKGWSGQYAVDCDTRDSLPDLTLTFAGYNFTITPYDYTLEVSGSCISAFTPMDFPEPIGPLAIIGDSFLRKYYSVYDLGKDAVGLAKSI; this is encoded by the coding sequence ATGATATTTGACGGTACTACGATGTCAATTGCCATTGGTTTGCTCTCTACTCTAGGTATTGGTGCTGAAGCCAAAGTTCATTCTGCTAAGATACACAAGCATCCAGTCTCAGAAACTTTAAAAGAGGCCAATTTTGGGCAGTATGTCTCTGCTCTGGAACATAAATATGTTTCTCTGTTCAACGAACAAAATGCTTTGTCCAAGTCGAATTTTATGTCTCAGCAAGATGGTTTTGCCGTTGAAGCTTCGCATGATGCTCCACTTACAAACTATCTTAACGCTCAGTATTTTACTGAGGTATCATTAGGTACCCCTCCACAATCGTTCAAGGTGATTCTTGACACAGGATCCTCCAATTTATGGGTTCCTAGCAAAGATTGTGGATCATTAGCTTGCTTCTTGCATGCTAAGTATGACCATGATGAGTCTTCTACTTATAAGAAGAATGGTAGTAGCTTTGAAATTAGGTATGGATCCGGTTCCATGGAAGGGTATGTTTCTCAGGATGTGTTGCAAATTGGGGATTTGACCATTCCCAAAGTTGATTTTGCTGAGGCCACATCGGAGCCGGGGTTGGCCTTCGCTTTTGGCAAATTTGACGGAATTTTGGGGCTTGCTTATGATTCAATATCAGTAAATAAGATTGTTCCTCCAATTTACAAGGCTTTGGAATTAGATCTCCTTGACGAACCAAAATTTGCCTTCTACTTGGGGGATACGGACAAAGATGAATCCGATGGCGGTTTGGCCACATTTGGTGGTGTGGACAAATCTAAGTATGAAGGAAAGATCACCTGGTTGCCTGTCAGAAGAAAGGCTTACTGGGAGGTCTCTTTTGATGGTGTAGGTTTGGGATCCGAATATGCTGAATTGCAAAAAACTGGTGCAGCCATCGACACTGGAACCTCATTGATTGCTTTGCCCAGTGGCCTAGCTGAAATTCTCAATGCAGAAATTGGTGCTACCAAGGGTTGGTCTGGTCAATACGCTGTGGACTGTGACACTAGAGACTCTTTGCCAGACTTAACTTTAACCTTCGCCGGTTACAACTTTACCATTACTCCATATGACTATACTTTGGAGGTTTCTGGGTCATGTATTAGTGCTTTCACCCCCATGGACTTTCCTGAACCAATAGGTCCTTTGGCAATCATTGGTGACTCGTTCTTGAGAAAATATTACTCAGTTTATGACCTAGGCAAAGATGCAGTAGGTTTAGCCAAGTCTATTTAG
- a CDS encoding Protein involved in cis-Golgi membrane traffic — protein MSRLFETYSSDIQMTLAEAKRNLANISASNSVDRTRQIRLVEENLDDSYDLLERLNLELQNVSTSDRTKYNVTLRDYQNTLTQLKEQLIQRIDEQDRNHLFQGSSFGSDADDNLSYTQRQQLLKSNASLERSSDRLRETSRIALETEDIGAGILNDLRSQREQIVNSRNTLLQADGYVDRSIQTLRTMTRRMATNKIISYAIIGVLIILIALVLVSKFY, from the coding sequence ATGTCCAGATTATTTGAAACATACTCGTCTGATATTCAGATGACATTAGCTGAAGCTAAAAGAAATCTGGCTAACATATCGGCGTCCAATTCTGTTGACAGAACAAGGCAGATAAGGCTTGTAGAAGAAAACTTAGACGACTCTTATGACCTGTTAGAGAGACTCAATTTAGAGCTGCAAAACGTTTCTACAAGTGATCGTACTAAATATAATGTTACTCTGAGAGATTATCAGAATACATTGACACAGCTTAAAGAACAACTGATACAGCGAATCGATGAACAGGACAGAAATCATCTATTTCAAGGTTCTTCCTTTGGTAGTGATGCGGATGACAATCTTTCTTATACGCAAAGGCAGCAACTACTAAAATCGAATGCCTCATTAGAACGATCTTCTGATAGACTTCGTGAAACATCACGTATTGCTTTAGAAACTGAAGATATTGGTGCCGGGATCCTAAATGATTTGAGGAGCCAAAGGGAACAAATTGTTAATTCAAGAAATACCCTACTGCAAGCAGATGGATATGTGGATCGCTCTATTCAAACTCTTAGAACAATGACCAGAAGAATGGCCACCAACAAGATTATTAGCTACGCCATCATAGGAGTATTGATCATTCTGATTGCACTGGTTTTAGTCAGTAAGTTCTACTAG
- a CDS encoding Protein kinase implicated in activation of the plasma membrane H(+)-ATPase Pma1p produces the protein MPSKFLSFKKHHYNHHDSEGDPEKLTTPPLGKPSNLVSRKSFLGIPLGKTHSSESFHSEFEDHSSNHQRPNSTYNNDNEQSKSSMVELKRFFRPTKKLQHASSSSTTPSRPITPSIENSGAKATFTHDSDNNMVLNTSRKFLDDLEGSLVKKYGKLGKTLGSGAGGSVRLLTRESDGVTFAVKEFRPRRPNENSKEYAKKCTAEFFIGSTLKHPNVIQIFDIISEHSHYYQVMEYAPIDFFAVVMSGKMSRSEINCCLKQITLGVAYMHSVGLAHRDLKLDNCVVTSDGIIKLIDFGSAVIFKYPFEEKPVAAHGIVGSDPYLAPEVLTSTKSYDPQAVDVWSIAIIYCCMTLRRFPWKAPKLTDNSFKLYAMNDDEPHDYVQSALHHKHLLQKRKQKALELQLNTESNTTTTDKELVPSIKHPNEMAQHEVSKSVEGVEEIGPAELRTRETLKIIRDKENTGALTKQFEDIHIENNVRPNSPEASLPRQQDSKPERRHAGHTKIHKQIHGRYRLMRLLPHSARPIMSRLLEIDVEKRATIKDLLEDGWFSEIKYCTQDERGNVISAENHQHTIVLGDVDTAVPSA, from the coding sequence ATGCCATCTAAGTTTTTATCATTCAAGAAGCACCACTACAATCACCATGATTCGGAAGGAGATCCGGAAAAATTGACAACACCCCCATTGGGGAAGCCATCAAACTTGGTATCTCGTAAGTCTTTCTTAGGAATTCCATTAGGCAAAACTCATTCATCAGAGTCATTCCATTCCGAATTTGAAGACCATTCTTCCAATCATCAAAGACCAAATTCAACTTACAATAATGACAATGAACAATCGAAATCGTCAATGGTAGAATTAAAGCGATTCTTTCGACCAACTAAGAAGCTTCAACATGCCTCAAGCTCTTCTACTACTCCCTCTAGGCCCATAACTCCATCAATTGAGAATTCCGGTGCAAAGGCTACTTTTACGCATGATTCAGACAATAATATGGTCCTTAATACTTCCAGAAAGTTTTTAGATGATCTTGAGGGATCATTAGTGAAAAAATATGGAAAGCTAGGTAAGACTCTAGGTTCTGGAGCTGGCGGTTCCGTACGTTTGCTGACAAGAGAGTCCGACGGTGTAACTTTCGCTGTAAAAGAGTTCAGACCTAGGCGACCGAACGAAAACTCCAAAGAGTATGCAAAGAAGTGCACTGCTGAGTTTTTCATTGGGTCAACTTTAAAGCATCCCAATGTgattcaaatttttgatatcattTCCGAACACAGCCACTATTACCAGGTTATGGAATATGCTCCGATTGACTTTTTTGCTGTCGTTATGTCTGGAAAAATGTCACGCTCCGAAATCAATTGTTGTTTGAAACAGATTACTTTGGGAGTCGCTTACATGCATTCTGTCGGCTTAGCACATAGGGATTTGAAATTAGACAATTGTGTGGTAACATCTGATGGCATCATAAAGTTAATCGATTTTGGATCCGCAGTCATATTTAAATACCCCTTCGAAGAGAAGCCAGTAGCGGCTCATGGAATCGTAGGATCTGACCCATATCTGGCCCCAGAAGTTCTAACCAGTACAAAATCTTATGATCCACAAGCTGTTGACGTGTGGTCTATAGCTATTATATATTGCTGCATGACGTTGAGGCGTTTTCCTTGGAAGGCTCCAAAACTAACTGACAACAGTTTCAAGCTTTACGCTATGAATGACGACGAGCCTCATGATTATGTTCAGAGTGCTTTGCACCACAAACATCTATTGCAAAAGAGGAAGCAAAAAGCTTTGGAATTACAATTGAACACAGAGTCAAATACAACCACTACTGATAAAGAGCTGGTACCATCGATAAAACATCCCAACGAAATGGCACAGCATGAGGTCAGCAAAAGTGTAGAGGGAGTCGAAGAAATAGGGCCAGCTGAACTTAGGACCAGGGAAACATTAAAGATCATCCGAGATAAGGAGAATACTGGAGCCCTGACAAAGCAGTTTGAAGATATACACATAGAAAACAACGTTCGACCCAATAGTCCTGAGGCATCTTTACCTAGACAACAAGATTCGAAACCTGAACGTCGACATGCCGGCCATACCAAGATTCATAAGCAAATACATGGTCGCTACCGACTTATGAGGCTATTACCTCATTCTGCTAGACCTATTATGTCTAGATTGTTAGAGATTGATGTTGAGAAAAGGGCAACTATAAAGGATCTTTTAGAAGATGGATGGTTCTCTGAGATTAAGTACTGTACCCAAGATGAAAGAGGAAACGTGATCTCCGCAGAGAATCATCAACATACTATTGTGCTTGGAGATGTTGATACAGCAGTGCCATCTGCATGA
- a CDS encoding Pseudouridine synthase, with protein sequence MSSLKENRKFTEENASNKRPKLEPQTSLKEKYRLSGIKEPDVGITEYITKDDTGFTGILKHRYTDFLVNEIDTDGNVIYLENVGFEPKKRPPREANSCKKQDVTPCTIKLSEEHRIKLESYFGEEDVKKLLALLVTGDNLVSQRTFDDKEQRTKIHKLLREAFYGKLETITSENNRFKIALLTKGSRRSKADSVIVEHSLGKPTEFLHVTMLKENKETMEVASTLSRLLKIPVKWISYAGTKDRRGVTVQRLSLEKMRVERVSHLNKVLRGVKLGSFAYATQPLKLGQLNGNSFLITIKDVKYSGVLEKILENRLQTLDSSGFVNYFGMQRFGTFSVPTHIVGIQLLQSNWKGAVELLLSEQELVMQDSIESRKIWKQTHDASLALKTMPSKCNAEYAILKKLSNERKKDGNYTSGSYFNAIMQIPRNLRIMYGHAYQSFIWNSVASKRIELFGLNVVEGDLVLLTQDETDEDLKHQANDQFSDENDEGETEDIKKSEYVQAKVVTKQEIESKKYSIFDVVLPTPGFDVIYPSNEILRQVYIDLMAKDGLDPFLMSRRVREFSYAGTYRRLLGTVNGLEYYVRHYSDNNESLVRTDLELLKLSGTLNQAEGTHPLLEAKRIVEDKPGDKIAIIVKMQLDVASYATMALRELMRTETSRRGDTHEEE encoded by the coding sequence ATGAGctccttgaaagaaaatagGAAATTCACTGAGGAAAATGCTTCAAATAAGAGGCCTAAATTAGAACCTCAGACTTCCTTAAAAGAAAAGTACAGGCTCTCCGGAATCAAGGAACCAGATGTTGGAATTACTGAGTATATCACCAAAGATGATACAGGTTTCACAGGAATCTTGAAGCATAGATACACAGATTTTTTAGTTAATGAGATAGACACTGATGGGAATGTTATATATTTGGAGAATGTTGGTTTTGAGCCCAAGAAGCGACCTCCGAGAGAAGCTAACTCTTGCAAGAAGCAAGATGTGACGCCTTGCACTATCAAGTTATCTGAGGAACATAGAATAAAGCTTGAAAGTTATTTTGGCGAGGAAGATGTTAAAAAATTATTAGCTTTGTTAGTGACTGGCGATAATCTTGTCAGCCAGCGGACATTCGACGACAAAGAGCAAAGAACTAAGATCCATAAACTTTTAAGGGAAGCGTTTTATGGAAAGTTAGAAACAATAACATCAGAGAATAACCGGTTTAAAATTGCTTTGTTGACTAAGGGAAGTCGTCGGAGCAAGGCCGATTCTGTGATTGTGGAACATAGCTTAGGAAAGCCAACCGAATTTTTGCATGTTACGATGCTAAAGGAGAATAAGGAAACAATGGAAGTTGCGTCCACATTGAGTAGGCTCCTGAAAATTCCCGTGAAATGGATTTCCTACGCGGGGACCAAGGATAGAAGAGGAGTGACTGTTCAACGGTTGTCGCTAGAAAAAATGCGGGTTGAAAGGGTATCACACTTGAATAAAGTTCTCCGAGGAGTTAAATTAGGATCATTCGCTTACGCCACTCAGCCCTTAAAGTTGGGGCAGCTTAATGGCAATAGCTTCTTAATAACCATAAAGGATGTGAAATATAGTGGtgttttggagaaaatCTTGGAGAACAGATTACAGACTCTAGACAGCTCTGGCTTTGTCAATTATTTTGGCATGCAGCGATTTGGCACATTTTCTGTTCCAACTCACATAGTTGGGATTCAGTTGTTGCAAAGTAACTGGAAGGGAGCCGTTGAGTTACTTCTTTCAGAACAAGAGCTAGTTATGCAGGATTCAATAGAATCTAGAAAAATATGGAAACAAACACATGACGCTTCTCTTGCTTTGAAGACGATGCCCTCCAAATGTAATGCTGAATATGCGATATTAAAAAAACTTTCTAAtgagagaaagaaagatgGCAATTATACGTCAGGGTCCTATTTCAATGCAATTATGCAGATTCCACGGAATCTCAGAATTATGTATGGACATGCTTATCAATCGTTTATCTGGAATAGTGTTGCAAGCAAAAGAATAGAGCTATTTGGGCTAAACGTTGTTGAAGGCGACCTTGTATTACTAACCCAAGATGAAACAGACGAAGATCTCAAGCACCAAGCAAATGATCAATTTTCGGATGAAAATGACGAGGGTGAAACCGAAGACATAAAAAAGTCTGAATATGTGCAAGCAAAAGTTGTAACCAAACAAGAGATTGAGTCAAAAAAATACTCAATTTTTGACGTTGTGTTACCGACTCCCGGATTCGACGTAATCTATCCTAGCAACGAAATACTTCGTCAGGTTTACATCGACCTCATGGCCAAAGATGGCCTTGATCCTTTTCTTATGTCTCGTCGTGTACGAGAGTTTTCCTATGCTGGCACTTACAGACGTCTATTAGGAACCGTCAATGGCTTGGAATATTATGTACGACATTATTCGGATAACAACGAATCATTGGTAAGAACTGACTTGGAGCTGTTAAAGCTTTCTGGTACACTTAACCAGGCTGAAGGAACTCATCCTTTACTGGAAGCTAAGAGGATTGTGGAAGATAAACCGGGCGATAAGATTGCTATTATAGTTAAGATGCAATTAGATGTTGCATCTTATGCAACAATGGCGTTACGAGAACTCATGAGGACAGAAACTTCTCGTAGGGGTGACACCCATGAAGAAGAGTAA